The following proteins come from a genomic window of Kitasatospora sp. NBC_01246:
- a CDS encoding MurR/RpiR family transcriptional regulator, translated as MEESSEFSPLESQLAAHIRARLGELRGTEARVAQVVLDRGADLVHLSVSDVAELAGTASSSVVRACQRLGFKGYQELKIAAVRQTPAPAPDPSEEADPAARALTDTVRAAREALDGIATTLSAQALRAAAELLNAADRVVLVGTGLSGAVVLDAAYRLRALGIPVDAPADPLTAQLAAAGLPATGVCLAVSHTGASPTVVDTARRARDAGASVVALTSYARSPLSEAATHTLVAGGQDLVFGLETTASRLVHLAVVDALTLTLLALRGEAAERALNLSADVTADHTY; from the coding sequence ATGGAAGAGAGTTCCGAATTCTCGCCGCTGGAATCCCAGCTGGCCGCCCACATCCGCGCCCGCCTCGGCGAGCTGCGCGGCACCGAGGCGCGCGTCGCCCAGGTCGTCCTCGACCGGGGGGCCGATCTGGTGCACCTGAGCGTGAGCGACGTCGCCGAACTGGCCGGCACCGCCTCCTCCTCCGTGGTGCGGGCGTGCCAGCGGCTCGGCTTCAAGGGCTACCAGGAGCTGAAGATCGCGGCCGTCCGCCAGACCCCGGCCCCCGCGCCGGACCCCTCGGAGGAGGCGGACCCGGCGGCCCGCGCGCTGACCGACACCGTCCGCGCCGCCCGTGAGGCACTCGACGGGATCGCCACCACGCTGTCCGCGCAGGCCCTGCGGGCGGCGGCCGAGCTGCTGAACGCGGCCGACCGGGTCGTCCTGGTCGGCACCGGCCTCTCCGGCGCGGTCGTCCTGGACGCGGCCTACCGCCTGCGCGCCCTGGGCATCCCGGTCGACGCCCCCGCCGACCCGCTCACCGCGCAGCTGGCCGCCGCCGGGCTCCCGGCCACCGGGGTCTGCCTGGCCGTCAGCCACACCGGCGCGTCACCGACCGTGGTCGACACCGCCCGCCGGGCGCGCGACGCCGGCGCGAGCGTCGTCGCGCTCACCAGCTACGCCCGCTCGCCGCTGAGCGAGGCCGCCACCCACACGCTGGTCGCCGGCGGGCAGGACCTCGTCTTCGGCCTGGAGACCACCGCCAGCCGGCTGGTCCACCTGGCGGTGGTCGACGCGCTGACGCTGACCCTGCTGGCCCTGCGGGGGGAGGCGGCGGAACGCGCGCTCAACCTCTCGGCGGACGTGACGGCCGATCACACCTACTAG